Genomic DNA from Peribacillus simplex:
TCAATTATGGAGGCGGCTATCGTCAAAGGTGCAGTTACTGGTATGGGAGCCATTTATATATTCTTTTTCATTGGAATGCTGATTTCCATCTGGATGGCAAGCGGGACGATCCCTACCATCATGTACTATGGGTTTGACTGGATTTCTGGTGAATATTTCTATGCGATCACATTTCTGGTGTGTTCGCTAATTGGGCTTTGTATCGGGAGTTCACTTACAACATCAGCCACAATCGGCGTTGCTTTAATAGGTATGGCGGCGGCGATGGATTTATCGTTGGCGATTACAGCCGGTGCAATCATTTCCGGTGCATTTCTTGGGGATAAAATGTCTCCATTATCCGACTCGACCAATCTTGCATCGGGAACGGTTGGAGCACCATTATTTGAACATATTAATAATATGCTTTGGACTACGATTCCAGGTTTTTTAATATCGCTTATCAGCTTTTACTTCCTTTCACCGAATGTCAAAGTTGCTCGTGTTGAGGAAATCGAAGCCATGACCAAAGCCCTGGAAATGGAAACGAATATAAGCATATGGAGTATGATTCCGTTTGTCATCGTTCTAGTCATGGCTTTGAAAAAGGTGTCGGCGATTCCGACATTGTCAGCAGGAATCATTTCGGCGGCTGTGATTGCTTTCATACAAACGCCAAATTTGACCGTTGCAAAACTAGCGGATATCTTATATGGAGGTTTTGTACTGAAGAGTGGAATGGATCAACTTGACTCAATCCTATCGCGGGGCGGCATTGAAAGTATGATGTTCTCCGTTTCGATGGTGTTGTTGGCATTGGCCATGGGCGGACTATTGTTCGAATTGGGAGTCATCCCTTCTATTTTAAAAGCGGTCCAGGATTCATTGACGAGTGTAGCGAAAGTGATTTCCGCTACTGTATTTGCGGGAATCAGTGTAAATTTCCTGGTGGGTGAACAGTATTTGTCAGTTATATTGCCTGGGAAAGCCTTTCAGCAGAAATATGAAGATTTAGGCTTGCAGCCAAAAACGCTTGCGAGGGTACTAGAAGATGCGGGAACAGTTGTGAATCCTCTGGTTCCTTGGGGTGTCTGCGGTGTTTTCCTGACACAGGTATTGGGTGTTTCAACCCTTGAATATGCCCCATTTGCATTCTTCTGTTTACTTTGTCCTTTACTCAGTCTGATTTCTGGCTTTACGAAAATCGGTATCCATTATAAATGAAAAAACAGGCGGTCGGTTTCGACTGCCTGTTTTTTATATGAATTTCAATAGGGAAAACCCCCTGACATGAACAGAAATGTCAGGGGGTATAGGATTTTATGTTTATTTTGAAGACGCAATCTCATCTTTTGGGATGGACACGACCTTTTCTTTCTGTTCAAGTAAATTCATTCGCATGACGACATTTTGGAATATGCCCATTGATAGCATGAGCAGCAGTAAGGAAGATCCTCCATAACTGATGAATGGAAGGGTGATTCCTGTAATTGGGATAAGACCAGTCACTCCGCCGACGTTAATTCCTACTTGAATGCCGATCATGGATGAGATGCCGATCAATAAAAGACTTCCAAATGGATCTTTGCATTTTGCTGAAAGTACAAATCCCCTCAGGACGATAAAACCTAGTGTCAATAGAACGAATCCCACTCCGAATATCCCGAGCTCTTCTGCAATGACGGCCATGATGAAATCAGTATGTGATTCAGGCAGGTACCCGTATTTTTGTACACTGTCACCAAGTCCCACTCCAGTAAGGCCGCCGGATCCTATTGCGAATAAGGAATTCACGAGTTGATACCCGCTTTCTCCTGCCTTTCCGAAAGGGTCTGCAAACCCGGTAAAACGAGACACCTTATTTTCAGAGAGGACGGATGAGAAATTACCTGTCACGAGTACACCTAATGCGAATATCGCAACGAATATCGCAGTAATCAAAGAGAGTTTGAATATACTCTTAAAAGACATCCCGGATGAAATGATCATGGTACTTGAAATCAGGAAAATGACTGCTGCCGTTCCATAGTCAGGCTGTATTCCGATTAAAAAACAGATGAATACCAGAAAGAAAATAGGGGGAATGACGGCTTTATCAATACTATTGATACGATCCTGCCTTTTTCCGTAAATGGCTGCCAGATAAATGATCATCGCCAATTTGGAAAATTCGGCGGGTTGAATCGATGCTGTCCCTAACTTGAACCAGCTTGTGGCATTTCCTGCTGTATGGCCGAAGATAAATAGCAACAAAAGAATACCGGCCATTCCAAACATCATGGACATCAGAAACATTTTGTTTTTGTACATCTTATAAGGAAGAATCATCGTGACGATCATTGCCAGGAATGAAATGAGAAAGGCCGTTTTTTGTTTCTCAAAGAAGAAATCCATGGGCTTGTCGTATCGAGCAACAGCAGTAATCATGCTCGAACTGTAAATCATGACTAAACCAAACAAACAGAGTAATACGACAGCGATGAAAATAGGGAAGTCGTATGCTTTAATTATTCTTTTCACTTGTGCGCTCACCTCAAATATGTATGCGCGAAAAAATCGCCTTCTTATATAGTAACGGAAAATCGGTTATATAGAAAATAATTTTTATTCGATAATATGAATTTATCCTCTATTACCAAATATTAAACACTAAAACCGATAAACTAGTCTCCCGGATTTCCTTTTTGCTTATAGTTTGGATGCCTATACATTACCTTCGATAGCAAACGTGAATACTCCTTTTAAAATCGAAAATTTTTTACTATATATTCCATTTATGCAGTGCTATAGAGATTACTATTCAAGGTTATCGTTGAATGGGCTGTAGTTCATGTGTTTCACCAAATGAGTTGTAACACGTGATGTGATGTCGCGGATACTGTAATCGAATTTTTAAATAAAATGACTCATCTTAAGAGGTATACTTATTTTAGCTCCAATTATGTTGCAGGGAATCGGACAGGAATTTTATGGAGAGAGGGTAACGGTTGTGAACTTGATTTCAATCGATTATATTATACAGGCTGCTGCGTCTCTGTCATTATATAAGAGTGTTCAAGAAAAGCGGTCAGGCGCTCTTATCAATCCGTCCTGGCATATTAAGAAGTGGAATAGAGTCGCTCCTATAATGTCACTTGGAAAGGGCGTTTTGACAGCACTGCAGCCGAGAAGTTTTGCTGCATTTCAAGGAAGGGGAGTAGTTATGGAAGAAATACATGACAAGTTGGAAGTGTTTTCTCCGGCAACAGGTGAGAAGATTGCGGAAATCGTCCCAACGCCATTGAAGTCGATTCCTCATATATATAAGAAATCAAGACATGCGTTCCAATCATGGTCGAATCTTCCCATCAAGGAACGGCTGCACTATTTAAAACGGCTTCGTTTATTGATGGTTGAAAAAATGGATGAAATAGCTGAAGTCGTTTCAAAAGATACGGGAAAAGTGAAAATTGAAGCGCTGGTTGCTGACATCATGCCAACGATTGATGCAATCAAGCATATCGAGAAACATGCAGTGAAGGCTCTTTCCGGACGGAAGGTCACCACTCCACTCATGTTAATTGGTAAAAAATCTTATATCCATTATATGCCCCGAGGAACGATTCTCGTCATTTCACCATGGAATTATCCGCTGCAGCTTTCCATGGTTCCGATTCTTAATGCTTTAGCAGCGGGAAATACAGTCATCGCCAAGCCATCTGAGGTAACTCCTTTAGTTGGGGTGTGCATCGAAAATCTGTTTATTGAAGCTGGTTTCCCAGAGGGGACTATACAGTTTGCCCATGGAGGGAAAGAATTGGGTGCGGCATTAACTGAGCAAAAACCAGATTATATATTTTTTACTGGATCTGTAAGGACTGGAAAAGTGATTGGCGAGGTCGCAGCAAGACACCTGATCCCAACGACTCTGGAGCTTGGCGGTAAGGATCCGATGATCGTCCTGCGTGATGCTAACTTGGAGCGGGCTGTGAATGGGGCTCTATGGGGGGCTTTCACAAATAGTGGTCAGGTGTGCATGAGTGTTGAAAGGGTTTATGTGGAACGTCCTGTTTATAAGGAGTTCCTGATGCTTCTTAAAGAAAAAACGAAGTCCATGAGGCAGGGAGTGCAATCGAACGATGATATCGGTTCAATGACTTTCCCGGCACAAGTTGATATTGTGGCTGGACACCTGGAGGATGCACTGGATAAGGGGGCCGTACTTGAGGCCGGAACACCTCCGAAAGAGTGGAAAATGGGACAGACCCATTTCATTCCGCCGACAATTCTGTCCAATGTCGATCATTCCATGAAAATCATGAAAGAAGAAACGTTCGGACCCGTTTTGCCTGTTATACCTTTCGATACGGAGGAAGAAGTGATCGCCCTGGCAAATGAAAGTGAATATGGACTCAATTCCAGCGTTTGGACCATGGATAGGGAAAAAGCAAGCAGGATTGCGTCACGGTTAGTAACCGGTGCGGTGACGATCAATGATGTGCTAATAACGGTTGCTAATCATCATTTACCATTTGGCGGTGCCAAACAAAGTGGGGTTGGCCGCTATCATGGCGAACATGGATTGAAGATTTTCTGCCATGAAAAAGCGATCATGATCGATAATGGTAAAAACAATACAGAAATACAATGGTATCCATATGAGGGGAAATACACGAGTTTTTTATCGTTGTTTCAGAACTACTTTTCTGCCAAACCGAACTGGATTCGTTTCGGCAAAGAATATTTGCGATTGATTAAATTATCCAAAGGAAATCGAAAATGAGATCCATTTATAAAAAAGATTGTTATTTTCATAACTCGCGCGTATACTATTAATATACTTAATAACTGATTTTCCTTTTCAAAGGGGAGTAGCGTTAGGGTTCGCCCTAAAACAAAGTCGTCATTACGTGGATGTTAAACATTCATCGGCTTTGTTGACATGATTTCATGTTCAGCAAGACCTTTGCCTATATGGCAGAGGTCTTTTTATTTTGCCAATGCCAATAGGAAGGAAATACTAACTATTGGAGGTTGAATGGATGGAAGCATCAATATTATTGGAATATGGCTGGGTCCTTCTCATCTTGGTTGGATTGGAAGGGATACTTGCTGCGGATAATGCAGTTGTCATGGCTGTCATGGTTAAGCATTTGCCAAAAGAACAACAGCGAAAAGCCTTGTTTTATGGTCTGATGGGAGCTTTTGTTTTCCGCTTTGCAAGTTTATTCCTTATTTCCTTTCTTGTCGACGTGTGGCAAGTTCAAGCAATCGGTGCGATTTATTTACTTTTCATTGCTTTTCAGAACATTTACAAAAAATACGCTGGTAAAAGTGAGAAGGAAATCACGAAACCCAAAAAGCAATCTGGCTTCTGGATGACCGTGGTAAAGGTTGAAGCGGCTGATATAGCCTTCGCAATCGATTCCATGTTGGCTGCCGTCGCACTGGCTGTTACACTTCCTGCAACAGGCTGGATGAAAGTCGGCGGTATTGACGGAGGGCAATTCGCTGTCATGTTCCTCGGAGGTTTGATTGGATTGGTCATTATGCGATTTGCAGCAAATGGATTCGTGAAGTTGCTTCATCAGCGTCCTTCACTTGAAATGGCAGCATTTTTGATTGTGGGATGGGTTGGAGTGAAATTGGCGGTACACACACTCGCACACCCTTCATTGGCTGTCATCGATCATCATTTCCCTGAATCAACTCTTTGGAAATCGATTTTCTGGACCGTTTTGATTGGAATTGCGGCAGGTGCATGGATCCTTTCAAGCAAGAAAGAAAAAAAAGAAAAAGAAGAGAAAAAAATACAGGAAGCTTAAAAAAAAAGGCGTGCTGGTCGCGCCTTTTTTTTGCTTTTTAATGTATTTATGGGGATGACCCTCAAAAGCGCAGGGATGTTTACGTATGATATGTTAAAAGATGTGAATATTAAATTCCGGTTATAAAAATGACAATTGTCCCATTGAATTGGACGAAAATCCGGAAAAAGTTATTTTACTGTAATTGCACTGTAATAAACGAGA
This window encodes:
- a CDS encoding aldehyde dehydrogenase family protein — encoded protein: MNLISIDYIIQAAASLSLYKSVQEKRSGALINPSWHIKKWNRVAPIMSLGKGVLTALQPRSFAAFQGRGVVMEEIHDKLEVFSPATGEKIAEIVPTPLKSIPHIYKKSRHAFQSWSNLPIKERLHYLKRLRLLMVEKMDEIAEVVSKDTGKVKIEALVADIMPTIDAIKHIEKHAVKALSGRKVTTPLMLIGKKSYIHYMPRGTILVISPWNYPLQLSMVPILNALAAGNTVIAKPSEVTPLVGVCIENLFIEAGFPEGTIQFAHGGKELGAALTEQKPDYIFFTGSVRTGKVIGEVAARHLIPTTLELGGKDPMIVLRDANLERAVNGALWGAFTNSGQVCMSVERVYVERPVYKEFLMLLKEKTKSMRQGVQSNDDIGSMTFPAQVDIVAGHLEDALDKGAVLEAGTPPKEWKMGQTHFIPPTILSNVDHSMKIMKEETFGPVLPVIPFDTEEEVIALANESEYGLNSSVWTMDREKASRIASRLVTGAVTINDVLITVANHHLPFGGAKQSGVGRYHGEHGLKIFCHEKAIMIDNGKNNTEIQWYPYEGKYTSFLSLFQNYFSAKPNWIRFGKEYLRLIKLSKGNRK
- the nhaC gene encoding Na+/H+ antiporter NhaC, with amino-acid sequence MRLEDAKLKLSLPEAIGVLAVLFLIIATGIIHYGLAPHIPIIAAILFLFVYGKIKKLPFSIMEAAIVKGAVTGMGAIYIFFFIGMLISIWMASGTIPTIMYYGFDWISGEYFYAITFLVCSLIGLCIGSSLTTSATIGVALIGMAAAMDLSLAITAGAIISGAFLGDKMSPLSDSTNLASGTVGAPLFEHINNMLWTTIPGFLISLISFYFLSPNVKVARVEEIEAMTKALEMETNISIWSMIPFVIVLVMALKKVSAIPTLSAGIISAAVIAFIQTPNLTVAKLADILYGGFVLKSGMDQLDSILSRGGIESMMFSVSMVLLALAMGGLLFELGVIPSILKAVQDSLTSVAKVISATVFAGISVNFLVGEQYLSVILPGKAFQQKYEDLGLQPKTLARVLEDAGTVVNPLVPWGVCGVFLTQVLGVSTLEYAPFAFFCLLCPLLSLISGFTKIGIHYK
- a CDS encoding TerC family protein; the protein is MEASILLEYGWVLLILVGLEGILAADNAVVMAVMVKHLPKEQQRKALFYGLMGAFVFRFASLFLISFLVDVWQVQAIGAIYLLFIAFQNIYKKYAGKSEKEITKPKKQSGFWMTVVKVEAADIAFAIDSMLAAVALAVTLPATGWMKVGGIDGGQFAVMFLGGLIGLVIMRFAANGFVKLLHQRPSLEMAAFLIVGWVGVKLAVHTLAHPSLAVIDHHFPESTLWKSIFWTVLIGIAAGAWILSSKKEKKEKEEKKIQEA
- a CDS encoding FtsW/RodA/SpoVE family cell cycle protein gives rise to the protein MKRIIKAYDFPIFIAVVLLCLFGLVMIYSSSMITAVARYDKPMDFFFEKQKTAFLISFLAMIVTMILPYKMYKNKMFLMSMMFGMAGILLLLFIFGHTAGNATSWFKLGTASIQPAEFSKLAMIIYLAAIYGKRQDRINSIDKAVIPPIFFLVFICFLIGIQPDYGTAAVIFLISSTMIISSGMSFKSIFKLSLITAIFVAIFALGVLVTGNFSSVLSENKVSRFTGFADPFGKAGESGYQLVNSLFAIGSGGLTGVGLGDSVQKYGYLPESHTDFIMAVIAEELGIFGVGFVLLTLGFIVLRGFVLSAKCKDPFGSLLLIGISSMIGIQVGINVGGVTGLIPITGITLPFISYGGSSLLLLMLSMGIFQNVVMRMNLLEQKEKVVSIPKDEIASSK